In Gordonia phthalatica, one genomic interval encodes:
- the murA gene encoding UDP-N-acetylglucosamine 1-carboxyvinyltransferase produces MSDRYLVTGGARLVGEVFVDGAKNSVLKLMAAALLAEGRTVLTNAPQIADVPLMAKVLRGLGAEVEIDGDVVTIDVPAEPDFHADFDAVKQFRASVCVLGPLMARRRRAVVALPGGDAIGSRPLDMHQAGLRALGAQSTIEHGCVVASAETLTGAAIALEFPSVGATENILMAAVLADGVTTIDNAAREPEIIDLCEMLIQMGARIDGVGSPTLTVDGVTDLTPTRHHVVGDRIVAGTWGVAAAMTQGDIRVRGVDPDHLRLVLKKLEDAGADVERFDDGFRVVQEGRPVAVNTATLPYPGYPTDMQPMAIGLATVSEGMSMITENVFEARFRFVEEMVRLGADARTDGHHAVIRGVEKLSSAPVWSSDIRAGVGLVLAGLVADGVTEVHDVEHIDRGYPNFEEQLTALGGRIERVTDAPVD; encoded by the coding sequence CGCGCTGCTGGCCGAAGGTCGTACGGTGCTGACCAACGCGCCGCAGATCGCCGACGTCCCACTGATGGCCAAGGTCTTGCGCGGCCTGGGTGCCGAAGTCGAGATCGACGGCGACGTCGTGACGATCGACGTGCCCGCCGAACCCGACTTCCACGCGGACTTCGACGCCGTGAAGCAGTTCCGGGCGTCCGTGTGCGTGCTCGGCCCGCTGATGGCCCGCCGTCGTCGTGCGGTGGTCGCTCTGCCCGGCGGCGACGCGATCGGCTCGCGGCCGCTCGACATGCACCAGGCGGGCCTTCGCGCCCTCGGTGCGCAGAGCACCATCGAACACGGCTGTGTCGTCGCGTCGGCGGAGACCCTGACCGGCGCGGCCATCGCCCTCGAGTTCCCCTCGGTGGGTGCCACCGAGAACATCCTGATGGCGGCAGTCCTGGCAGACGGTGTGACCACGATCGACAATGCGGCGCGCGAGCCGGAGATCATCGACCTGTGCGAGATGCTGATCCAGATGGGGGCGCGGATCGACGGCGTCGGCTCGCCGACGTTGACCGTCGACGGCGTCACCGACCTCACGCCGACTCGACACCACGTGGTCGGCGACCGCATCGTCGCCGGAACCTGGGGTGTGGCGGCCGCGATGACGCAGGGCGACATCCGGGTCCGTGGCGTGGACCCCGACCACTTGCGCCTGGTGCTGAAGAAGCTCGAGGACGCCGGCGCGGACGTGGAGCGGTTCGACGACGGCTTCCGCGTGGTTCAAGAGGGACGACCGGTGGCTGTGAACACCGCGACCCTGCCGTACCCCGGCTATCCGACCGACATGCAGCCGATGGCGATCGGTCTCGCGACCGTCTCCGAGGGCATGTCGATGATCACCGAGAACGTCTTCGAGGCCCGATTCCGGTTCGTCGAGGAGATGGTGCGGTTGGGCGCCGACGCACGGACCGACGGCCACCACGCGGTGATCCGCGGCGTCGAGAAGCTCTCCAGCGCTCCCGTCTGGTCGTCGGACATCCGCGCAGGCGTCGGACTGGTTCTGGCGGGTCTGGTGGCCGACGGAGTGACCGAGGTCCACGACGTCGAGCACATCGACCGCGGCTACCCGAACTTCGAGGAGCAGCTGACGGCCCTCGGCGGTCGTATCGAGCGCGTGACCGACGCGCCGGTCGACTGA
- the mdo gene encoding NDMA-dependent methanol dehydrogenase (This methanol dehydrogenase is considered a nicotinoprotein, since its NADP cofactor remains is not dissociable, but instead remains permanently bound. A member of this family has been shown to act as a formaldehyde dismutase, able to convert two molecules of formaldehyde (plus one water molecule) into one of methanol and one of formate, with no net change in its redox state. More recently, it was shown in Mycobacterium smegmatis that this enzyme is critical to ethanol utilization, for which the biosynthesis of the cofactor-like electron carrier mycofactocin is also required.), whose protein sequence is MAIELNQIWDFPIKEFHPFPKAKLGVGAHDMLGVEAKELGMTRVLLMTTGLRGSGIIEELTGKIEYQGVDVVLFDEVQSNPKDTNAMDAAARYQSEKCDGIISVGGGSSHDAAKGARMVIAHDGRNINEFEGFSKATNKENPKHIAVSTTAGTGSETSWAYVITDTSDMDNPHKWVAFDDTCLVDLAMDDPLLYYSCPQEFTAYCGFDVLAHASEPWVSRLDFAPSLGNAKYAIELIAKHLPTAVYDPHNLEARTGMMHAQYIAAQAFNSGGLGQIHSMSHAISAYFDLHHGLNNAIALPRVWEYNLPARYERFAEMAPLMGVDTRNMTTVQAADAAVDAAIRLSKDLGIPDNFGSVHPDTYQKNRMGTEKYAGRGDSVDTSDEMVRTISEHMMADWCTPANPRECTVESQLPMIRHAMTGSY, encoded by the coding sequence ATGGCCATCGAGCTGAATCAGATCTGGGACTTCCCGATCAAGGAGTTCCACCCGTTCCCGAAGGCGAAGCTCGGTGTCGGCGCGCACGACATGCTGGGCGTCGAGGCCAAGGAACTCGGCATGACGCGCGTGCTGCTGATGACGACGGGCCTGCGCGGTTCGGGGATCATCGAGGAGCTGACCGGCAAGATCGAGTACCAGGGTGTGGACGTCGTCCTCTTCGACGAGGTGCAGTCCAACCCCAAGGACACCAACGCGATGGACGCCGCGGCGCGCTACCAGTCGGAGAAGTGCGACGGCATCATCTCCGTCGGCGGCGGATCCAGCCACGACGCGGCCAAGGGCGCGCGCATGGTGATCGCGCACGACGGCCGCAACATCAACGAGTTCGAGGGCTTCTCGAAGGCCACCAACAAGGAGAACCCTAAGCACATCGCAGTCTCGACGACGGCGGGCACGGGCTCGGAGACCTCGTGGGCCTACGTCATCACCGACACGTCCGACATGGACAACCCGCACAAGTGGGTCGCCTTCGACGACACCTGCCTCGTCGACCTCGCGATGGACGATCCGCTGCTGTACTACTCGTGCCCGCAGGAGTTCACCGCCTACTGCGGCTTCGACGTCCTGGCGCACGCGAGTGAGCCGTGGGTGTCCCGGCTGGACTTCGCGCCGTCGCTCGGCAATGCCAAATACGCGATCGAGTTGATCGCGAAGCACCTGCCGACCGCCGTCTACGACCCGCACAACCTCGAGGCGCGAACCGGCATGATGCACGCGCAGTACATCGCCGCGCAGGCGTTCAACTCGGGCGGCCTCGGTCAGATCCACTCGATGTCACACGCCATCAGCGCCTACTTCGACCTGCACCACGGCCTCAACAACGCGATCGCCCTGCCGCGCGTCTGGGAGTACAACCTGCCCGCCCGCTACGAACGGTTCGCCGAGATGGCACCGCTGATGGGCGTCGACACCCGCAACATGACAACGGTGCAGGCGGCCGACGCCGCCGTCGACGCCGCCATCCGCCTGTCGAAGGACCTCGGGATCCCCGACAACTTCGGCTCGGTGCACCCGGACACCTATCAGAAGAACCGGATGGGCACCGAGAAGTACGCCGGTCGCGGCGACAGCGTCGACACGTCCGACGAGATGGTCCGCACCATCTCCGAGCACATGATGGCGGACTGGTGCACGCCGGCGAACCCGCGCGAGTGCACCGTCGAATCGCAGCTGCCGATGATCCGTCACGCCATGACCGGAAGCTACTGA
- a CDS encoding MadB family AAA-type ATPase, with protein MTDALAGTSVATEKNGFDTVDDLADALANEGYLIAPDLAVVLHLATLLERPLLLEGPAGVGKTELAKALAAASGRELIRLQCYEGLDDARALYEWDYARQLLHVQMLRDRISDELSGHETLSAASAALARTDVGVYTEDFLVPRPLLAAIVSTAPTVLLVDEIDRTDEAMEAVMLEVLAERQVTVPELGTFTARSVPWVILTSNDTRELSPALKRRCLHFQVDYPTVEREEQIVAVRAPDVEPSVIADVVDLARRLRELPLRKSPSIAEVIDAARAASLLTRQDAGGDAPVDLTADGALMSLLVKFGTDLDQVRRSLAPTAAARSSSTAGAGTSTASAFGAARSRAGAGARR; from the coding sequence ATGACCGACGCACTCGCAGGCACCTCCGTGGCAACGGAGAAGAACGGATTCGACACCGTCGACGACCTCGCCGACGCGCTGGCGAACGAGGGCTATCTGATCGCGCCGGACCTCGCCGTGGTGCTCCACCTGGCGACCCTTCTGGAACGACCGCTGCTGCTGGAGGGGCCTGCGGGCGTCGGCAAGACCGAACTGGCCAAGGCGTTGGCGGCCGCGTCCGGTCGCGAGCTGATCCGGTTGCAGTGCTACGAGGGGCTCGACGACGCCCGGGCACTCTACGAATGGGATTACGCCCGACAGCTGCTGCACGTGCAGATGCTGCGCGATCGGATCAGTGACGAGCTCTCGGGACACGAGACGCTGTCGGCGGCGTCCGCGGCACTCGCCCGGACGGATGTCGGTGTGTACACCGAGGACTTCCTGGTGCCGCGCCCGCTCCTCGCAGCAATCGTCTCGACCGCTCCGACGGTGCTTCTCGTCGACGAGATCGACCGCACCGACGAGGCCATGGAGGCGGTGATGCTGGAAGTCCTCGCCGAACGCCAGGTGACGGTTCCCGAACTGGGGACCTTCACCGCCCGGTCGGTCCCGTGGGTCATCCTCACCTCCAACGACACCAGGGAGCTCTCACCTGCACTGAAGCGTCGCTGCCTCCACTTCCAGGTGGACTATCCGACCGTCGAACGGGAGGAGCAGATCGTCGCGGTGCGGGCTCCCGACGTGGAGCCGTCGGTGATCGCCGACGTCGTCGACCTGGCCCGCCGACTGCGCGAGCTGCCGCTGCGGAAGAGTCCGTCGATCGCCGAAGTCATCGACGCCGCACGAGCCGCATCCCTGCTCACCCGGCAGGACGCCGGCGGCGACGCGCCCGTCGATCTGACCGCGGACGGCGCGCTCATGTCGTTGCTGGTGAAGTTCGGCACCGACCTCGACCAGGTGCGACGCTCGCTCGCGCCGACCGCGGCGGCGCGGTCGTCGAGCACCGCGGGCGCCGGAACCTCGACGGCGTCGGCGTTCGGCGCGGCACGGAGCCGGGCGGGAGCCGGAGCCCGACGATGA
- the madC gene encoding MadC family VWA domain-containing protein, which produces MSVLDGLAVAFGGALRAFGVPASPAEVIEIRRVMAIMGADDLDRLRSGLRCVGVKYGHEQPLFDLAFDVYFGLAEPPADERGAAAVRTVVNDLPDDVDWDDDFAGAGRMIGADEHTSEIGDLMIDDPDATERTGESSHREDDDFSVSSGAEELQVATESSPVSSGATYTIDVDHAAAAEVGELVGTGARVESGSLSLADAASLLRALGATDGRRAYEAEGVDDTAALDQSQRQALQAALSRFVDALSQRLETAAPGPGGDTEDAGAHRDQADIDRACHRLVQRMRGAPRRVPRETDTGRLDLRSTMRAAVATDGVPVHLWRRRSVPGPVRLLVMVDVSLSVRPVAGFILRLAQTLHRFGDRCEVIAFVDRPVLVTTALRSSTSGDALASVLAADGLDLAATSDYGRVWTETLASFGDLVSRRTSVLVVGDARSNAFDPRVDLFADLARRAYRVAWLTPEPSRYWGQTGCALDEYADHCAGVVSARDGAEILLRCDELGAALR; this is translated from the coding sequence ATGAGCGTCCTCGACGGACTCGCCGTCGCCTTCGGCGGTGCACTCCGCGCGTTCGGCGTCCCGGCCTCACCCGCCGAGGTGATCGAGATCCGACGCGTCATGGCGATCATGGGCGCCGACGATCTCGATCGCCTCAGGTCGGGGCTGCGGTGCGTCGGCGTCAAGTACGGGCACGAGCAGCCGTTGTTCGACCTGGCCTTCGACGTCTACTTCGGCCTCGCCGAACCGCCCGCCGACGAGCGGGGAGCGGCCGCGGTCCGGACCGTCGTCAACGATCTCCCCGACGACGTCGACTGGGACGACGACTTCGCCGGCGCCGGACGGATGATCGGCGCCGATGAGCACACCTCGGAGATCGGCGACCTGATGATCGACGACCCTGACGCGACCGAGCGGACCGGGGAGAGCTCGCACCGGGAGGACGACGACTTCTCGGTGTCCTCCGGCGCGGAGGAACTTCAGGTCGCGACCGAGTCGTCGCCCGTGAGCAGCGGCGCGACGTACACCATCGACGTCGATCACGCGGCGGCCGCGGAGGTCGGGGAACTGGTCGGCACCGGCGCACGCGTCGAGAGCGGCTCGCTGTCGCTGGCCGACGCGGCGAGCCTGCTCCGCGCGCTCGGCGCGACCGACGGCAGACGGGCGTACGAGGCCGAGGGAGTCGACGACACCGCGGCGCTCGACCAGTCGCAGCGCCAGGCACTGCAGGCCGCGCTGTCGCGGTTCGTCGACGCGCTGTCACAGCGGCTCGAGACGGCCGCGCCGGGACCCGGCGGCGACACCGAGGACGCCGGGGCGCATCGCGATCAGGCGGACATCGACCGTGCCTGCCACCGGCTGGTGCAGCGGATGCGCGGTGCGCCGCGTCGGGTGCCGAGGGAGACCGACACCGGCCGCCTGGACCTGCGGTCCACGATGCGCGCGGCGGTGGCGACCGACGGTGTCCCCGTCCACCTGTGGCGTCGGCGGTCCGTGCCCGGGCCGGTACGACTGCTGGTGATGGTCGACGTCTCGCTGTCGGTCCGGCCCGTCGCCGGCTTCATCCTGCGTCTGGCGCAGACGCTGCACCGCTTCGGCGATCGGTGCGAGGTGATCGCCTTCGTCGACCGACCGGTTCTGGTCACCACCGCGTTGCGGTCGTCGACGTCGGGCGACGCACTGGCGTCCGTCCTGGCCGCTGACGGCCTCGACCTCGCGGCCACCAGCGACTACGGGCGGGTGTGGACCGAGACCCTGGCGAGCTTCGGAGACCTCGTCTCACGGCGGACCAGCGTGCTGGTGGTCGGCGACGCCCGCAGCAATGCGTTCGACCCCCGCGTCGACCTGTTCGCCGACCTGGCCCGTCGGGCGTACCGGGTCGCGTGGCTGACGCCGGAGCCGTCCCGCTACTGGGGCCAAACCGGTTGTGCGCTCGACGAATACGCGGACCACTGCGCCGGTGTGGTCAGTGCGCGCGACGGCGCCGAGATCCTCCTGCGGTGCGACGAACTCGGCGCGGCACTGCGATGA
- a CDS encoding iron-containing alcohol dehydrogenase, translating to MGVSRDGGPRPATNRVAKFHTPEIVVGPGSFPEAVAAAAGLGVRRPLVVSDRRLQATPWYGQLLDDLRAEGLEPASYVDVTPNPRAGEVTDGFAAYRAHGADGLLALGGGSVIDTAKGVAVLASNGGLILEYEGIDRVRRPLPPLVAIPTTAGSGADVSQFCIINDPDRRTKITIIGRTLVPNVTVIDPTLLTTAPAEVTAQAGMDTLTHCVEAYVSLAHGRLTDSLALESLTGVWNNLERLVDDPADRAAGEEMALASLRAGMAFTNAILGAAHAMSHPVGGHCDAPHGTINSVLLPHVIRYNATVCADDFVSLAEAVGIESSGDPQSVADRLADAVARLANRVGMPETLTPLGVRSDDLDLLTRHALADSCMITNPRRPEESGILDLYRQAL from the coding sequence ATGGGCGTGAGTCGCGACGGCGGTCCACGGCCGGCCACCAATCGCGTCGCGAAGTTCCACACCCCGGAGATCGTCGTCGGTCCGGGGTCGTTCCCGGAGGCGGTGGCGGCTGCCGCCGGCCTCGGTGTCAGGAGGCCGCTGGTGGTCTCGGACCGCCGTCTGCAGGCCACTCCGTGGTACGGGCAGCTCCTCGACGACCTGCGCGCCGAGGGGCTGGAACCCGCGTCGTACGTCGACGTGACGCCGAACCCGCGAGCGGGGGAGGTGACCGACGGATTCGCGGCGTACCGCGCACACGGCGCCGACGGACTGCTCGCGCTCGGCGGCGGGTCGGTGATCGACACCGCGAAGGGCGTCGCGGTGCTCGCGTCCAACGGCGGGCTGATCCTGGAGTACGAGGGCATCGACCGCGTCCGACGGCCGCTGCCACCACTCGTCGCCATCCCGACCACGGCGGGCTCGGGCGCGGACGTCTCCCAGTTCTGCATCATCAACGATCCCGACCGGCGCACCAAGATCACCATCATCGGACGCACCCTGGTCCCGAACGTCACCGTCATCGATCCGACCCTGCTGACCACGGCGCCGGCCGAGGTGACCGCCCAGGCGGGGATGGACACCCTGACGCACTGCGTGGAGGCCTACGTGTCACTCGCCCACGGGCGACTGACGGACTCGCTGGCGCTGGAGTCGCTGACCGGGGTCTGGAACAACCTGGAGCGACTCGTCGACGACCCGGCCGACCGCGCCGCGGGGGAGGAGATGGCACTGGCGTCGCTCCGGGCGGGGATGGCGTTCACCAACGCGATCCTCGGGGCGGCGCACGCGATGAGTCACCCGGTCGGCGGTCACTGCGACGCACCGCACGGCACCATCAACTCGGTGCTGCTGCCGCACGTCATCCGGTACAACGCCACCGTGTGCGCCGACGACTTCGTGAGCCTCGCCGAGGCCGTCGGGATCGAGAGCTCGGGTGATCCGCAGTCCGTCGCGGACCGTCTCGCCGACGCCGTCGCACGGTTGGCGAACCGGGTCGGCATGCCGGAGACGCTGACCCCGCTGGGTGTCCGGTCCGACGACCTGGATCTGCTGACCCGGCATGCGCTGGCCGATTCCTGCATGATCACCAATCCGCGCCGCCCGGAGGAGTCCGGGATCCTGGACCTCTACCGACAGGCGCTCTAG
- a CDS encoding MadS family sensor histidine kinase, with protein sequence MAASEPDLARLVGLRTVKGGHYAEFRGTTARLSRVMTALEGISKALVQTASGPEALVIAVVETVRDHLGAEWVLFALADGHLGQTGPRHLIASGDGQIMAFEGASVAQPPADLPDPVLNRLNDVLRGEDEMLRGPLVGDHHIHVPVELDGSIVGGLSAWTPDDTVVDPADLMVLRILAGQATVAMVNASLFAEANRRAEELAERNAELLRTQRELSAVQRTALLNGERSRIARELHDSVGQSVLSAGLQMELCRGDVAGPAVEHLDKAVRLTRDAMGQLRNAIYTLSEARAPMTSIAETLDELCALHMPATTTTSVTVRGRPRELPGDVQHGVLRIAGESLFNAAVHSGATEVVVTFGYAEREVTLWVDDDGHGDPDALRGTLRAARAGEPAASRHRGLANMASRAEELGGSLRIRRSRLGGVRIAAVLPYLDADSARGAAALKET encoded by the coding sequence GTGGCCGCGTCGGAGCCGGATCTCGCGCGACTGGTCGGTCTGCGGACTGTCAAGGGTGGCCACTACGCGGAGTTCCGCGGGACCACCGCACGTCTGAGCCGGGTGATGACCGCGCTGGAGGGGATCTCGAAGGCACTCGTCCAGACGGCGTCCGGGCCGGAGGCCCTGGTGATCGCGGTGGTCGAGACGGTCCGCGATCACCTCGGCGCGGAGTGGGTGCTGTTCGCACTCGCCGACGGTCACCTGGGGCAGACCGGACCGCGTCACCTCATCGCGTCCGGCGACGGCCAGATCATGGCGTTCGAGGGCGCCAGCGTCGCGCAGCCTCCGGCCGACCTGCCCGACCCGGTGCTCAACCGACTCAACGACGTGCTCCGCGGCGAGGACGAGATGCTCCGTGGTCCACTGGTCGGAGACCACCACATCCACGTGCCGGTGGAACTCGACGGGAGCATCGTCGGCGGCCTGTCGGCGTGGACCCCGGACGACACCGTGGTCGACCCCGCCGACCTCATGGTGCTGCGCATCCTCGCCGGTCAGGCCACAGTGGCGATGGTGAACGCGAGCCTGTTCGCCGAAGCCAATCGACGCGCCGAGGAGCTCGCGGAACGGAACGCGGAGTTGCTTCGCACCCAGCGGGAACTCTCCGCGGTCCAGCGAACCGCGCTGCTGAACGGCGAACGCTCCCGGATCGCCCGCGAACTCCACGACTCCGTCGGACAGTCGGTGCTGTCGGCGGGACTGCAGATGGAACTCTGCCGCGGCGACGTCGCCGGCCCGGCCGTCGAGCACCTCGACAAGGCCGTCCGGTTGACGCGCGACGCCATGGGACAGCTGAGGAATGCGATCTACACGCTCTCCGAGGCGCGGGCGCCGATGACGAGCATCGCCGAGACCCTCGACGAACTGTGCGCCCTCCACATGCCGGCCACGACGACGACGTCGGTCACGGTTCGCGGTCGACCGCGCGAGCTTCCCGGCGACGTCCAGCACGGCGTTCTCCGCATCGCGGGTGAGTCGCTCTTCAACGCCGCGGTGCACTCGGGTGCCACGGAAGTCGTGGTGACCTTCGGTTATGCCGAGCGTGAGGTCACGCTGTGGGTCGACGACGACGGGCACGGCGACCCAGACGCCTTGCGTGGAACTCTGCGTGCCGCGCGAGCCGGCGAACCCGCCGCGAGCCGCCATCGCGGACTGGCCAACATGGCCTCACGTGCCGAGGAACTCGGCGGCAGCCTGCGGATCCGCAGGTCACGCCTCGGCGGGGTTCGCATCGCTGCCGTTCTGCCGTATCTGGATGCCGACTCCGCACGTGGAGCGGCCGCCCTCAAGGAGACGTGA
- a CDS encoding MadR family response regulator transcription factor encodes MNQRPPAPTPPAGRPIRTVLVDDHALLREGLRALLDRDDDVAVVGEAGSFDVALAEVAHCAPDVVVVDLKLTAGTEYEGLRLIREISNRHPRVATLVLTTFLDDDVVVRAVRAGARGYVVKDVDTTELIRAIRTVSTGGSAFDPRSAAIVLRTVSGEHNVAADLTDRERQVLKLLADGKSNAQIGGTLFISESTVKFHIRNVIRKLGVTKRTDAVYVASKRGLI; translated from the coding sequence ATGAACCAACGTCCACCGGCACCGACGCCACCTGCGGGAAGGCCGATCCGCACCGTCCTCGTCGACGACCACGCGCTCCTGCGGGAGGGGCTGCGCGCCCTGCTCGATCGGGACGACGACGTCGCAGTGGTGGGGGAGGCGGGTTCGTTCGACGTCGCACTGGCAGAAGTCGCGCACTGCGCACCCGACGTGGTCGTGGTGGATCTCAAGCTGACGGCGGGGACCGAGTACGAGGGGCTCCGCCTGATCCGGGAGATCAGCAACCGCCATCCGCGCGTCGCGACGCTGGTGCTCACGACCTTCCTCGACGACGACGTCGTGGTGCGCGCGGTCAGGGCCGGCGCACGCGGCTATGTCGTCAAGGACGTCGACACCACCGAGCTGATCCGCGCCATCCGCACCGTCTCGACCGGCGGCAGCGCCTTCGACCCGCGCAGCGCCGCGATCGTGCTGCGCACGGTGTCGGGGGAGCACAACGTGGCCGCCGACCTCACCGACCGCGAGCGCCAGGTGTTGAAGCTCCTCGCCGACGGCAAGTCCAACGCTCAGATCGGCGGGACCCTCTTCATCTCGGAATCGACCGTCAAGTTCCACATCCGGAACGTGATCCGCAAACTCGGCGTCACCAAGCGCACCGACGCCGTCTACGTGGCCAGTAAGCGCGGCCTGATCTGA
- the mftM gene encoding mycofactocin oligosaccharide methyltransferase MftM, with product MSTLLTDRLLRDPLLGDPLSAGSRTAMIVRRFGDLELNDRANEYQLSGRLRWRRSGDTVELVHSYSPADISDSVVVSELSALVEQGVIAGRDDFEAAAVSLITSVGPDPRASWRAFYANSVAELRFGSVPFSPIHRRARSLIDGDSVLEVGCCFGFFALQCAGAGLRVTATDICAGALELLDDASTELRLPVATRVGDVRALPFADDSFDTVTLLHLLEHLEPCDVHTAIAESCRVARRRVVIAVPYEEKASPHFGHLRTVCEDDLRDWASAVAGPSRIFADHGGWLVIDPE from the coding sequence ATGAGCACACTGCTGACCGATCGCCTGCTGCGCGATCCCCTGCTGGGCGATCCACTGTCTGCGGGTTCTCGAACCGCGATGATCGTTCGCCGTTTCGGCGACCTCGAGCTGAACGACCGCGCGAACGAGTACCAGCTGTCCGGCCGGCTCCGGTGGCGTCGTTCCGGCGACACCGTCGAGCTGGTCCACTCCTACTCCCCCGCCGACATCAGCGATTCGGTCGTCGTCTCCGAACTGTCCGCATTGGTCGAGCAGGGAGTCATCGCAGGCAGAGACGACTTCGAAGCGGCGGCGGTCAGCCTCATCACCAGCGTCGGCCCCGATCCTCGTGCCTCATGGCGAGCGTTCTATGCCAACTCGGTGGCCGAGCTGCGCTTCGGATCCGTCCCGTTCAGTCCCATCCATCGGCGGGCGCGGTCGCTCATCGACGGCGACTCCGTCCTCGAGGTCGGGTGTTGTTTCGGGTTCTTCGCTCTGCAGTGCGCGGGAGCCGGCCTGAGGGTGACCGCCACCGACATCTGTGCCGGGGCCCTCGAACTGCTCGACGACGCGTCGACGGAGCTCCGCTTACCCGTAGCGACCCGCGTCGGCGACGTTCGCGCCCTGCCGTTCGCGGACGACAGTTTCGACACAGTGACACTTCTGCATCTGTTGGAGCACCTGGAACCGTGCGACGTGCACACAGCGATCGCCGAATCCTGCCGGGTCGCCCGGAGACGCGTCGTGATCGCCGTACCCTACGAGGAGAAGGCGAGCCCGCACTTCGGGCATCTGCGGACGGTCTGCGAAGACGACCTGCGCGACTGGGCGTCTGCGGTGGCAGGGCCGAGTCGGATCTTCGCCGACCACGGCGGGTGGCTCGTGATCGATCCGGAGTAG
- a CDS encoding low temperature requirement protein A gives MSSDTGTPVEDLGGQSSVSTLELFFDLVFVFTITQLTHAFVVEPTWVTAGEVAIVFCLTWWMYSGFIWLTGEVAPSTSSRRTMLLVGMLGFFAIALAVPDAVHGRGVIFGWAFFGVTVLHAIVYWTAGGADSGRVIGRLLPINLGAAVLAVIGGYAGGAAGFAWWGVAVVALAFLPRRTASADGFIVRPGHYCERHGAVVIIAVGESIVAVGAGLAGVPMNLLFFVEVGLGLTLCYVLWWAFFGFDHERGIRVLEALPVKERNRPALYAYGYACVPMLLGIVFTAAGLGMTIARTSSSATWAEAIALSGGVALYMFGQAGFRVVLGLPRPWIRAVAGVIALAIIPIGAFGEVWMELVAILVFVYAAVIADDLLIGKEGEHSSYL, from the coding sequence ATGTCGAGTGATACCGGGACACCGGTGGAGGATCTGGGCGGGCAGTCGAGCGTCTCGACCCTGGAATTGTTCTTCGATCTGGTCTTCGTCTTCACGATCACCCAACTCACCCACGCTTTCGTCGTCGAGCCGACCTGGGTGACGGCGGGAGAGGTGGCGATCGTCTTCTGCCTCACCTGGTGGATGTACAGCGGGTTCATTTGGCTGACCGGAGAAGTGGCGCCGTCGACGTCATCGCGGCGAACGATGCTTCTGGTGGGGATGCTCGGCTTCTTCGCGATCGCACTCGCGGTGCCGGACGCGGTGCACGGCAGGGGAGTCATCTTCGGGTGGGCGTTCTTCGGGGTGACGGTCCTTCACGCGATCGTGTACTGGACGGCGGGCGGGGCAGATTCCGGACGCGTCATCGGCCGCCTGCTCCCGATCAACCTGGGCGCGGCAGTGCTGGCGGTGATCGGCGGGTACGCGGGTGGTGCCGCCGGCTTCGCGTGGTGGGGTGTCGCGGTGGTGGCCCTCGCGTTCCTGCCGAGACGAACGGCATCGGCCGACGGCTTCATCGTTCGCCCGGGCCACTATTGCGAACGACACGGCGCGGTCGTGATCATCGCCGTCGGAGAGTCGATCGTCGCGGTCGGAGCCGGGCTGGCCGGGGTCCCGATGAACCTGCTGTTCTTCGTGGAGGTGGGTCTCGGGCTGACACTCTGCTACGTCCTCTGGTGGGCGTTCTTCGGGTTCGACCACGAGCGAGGAATCCGAGTGTTGGAGGCGCTGCCCGTCAAGGAACGTAACCGGCCTGCCCTGTACGCCTACGGGTACGCATGTGTCCCGATGCTGCTCGGCATCGTCTTCACGGCGGCCGGACTGGGTATGACGATCGCGCGCACCTCGTCCTCGGCGACGTGGGCGGAGGCGATCGCCCTCTCCGGCGGCGTCGCGTTGTACATGTTCGGCCAGGCGGGCTTCCGCGTGGTTCTCGGACTGCCGCGCCCGTGGATTCGTGCGGTCGCAGGCGTCATCGCTCTGGCGATCATCCCGATCGGCGCATTCGGTGAAGTCTGGATGGAACTGGTCGCGATCCTCGTCTTCGTCTACGCGGCGGTCATCGCCGATGACCTCCTCATCGGGAAGGAGGGGGAGCACAGTTCATATCTGTAA